In Paracoccus aminophilus JCM 7686, a single window of DNA contains:
- the blaOXA gene encoding class D beta-lactamase, whose product MAAAPVRSETICTLLMDAKSAEILLEDGDCTSRITPASTFKIPLAVMGYDAGILKSAHDPMMAFRAGDPDWGGANWTRDTDPTDWMRYSVLWYSQRITHLLGGAALTRYARAFSYGNADFSGDSGLDNGLDRAWISSSLQISPREQAAFLRSLVRNGLPVQQQAMAQARALAVVHKSGPWRLHGKTGGAYPRRADRSFDYAHGWGWYVGWAEREEGDRLLVFVRLTQASKRNAASPGVLTEEAFLKEWPELVGAH is encoded by the coding sequence ATGGCGGCGGCCCCGGTTCGGTCCGAGACGATTTGCACGCTGTTGATGGATGCCAAATCCGCCGAGATCTTGCTGGAAGATGGCGACTGCACCTCGCGGATCACGCCCGCGTCGACCTTCAAGATTCCGCTGGCGGTGATGGGATATGATGCGGGAATATTAAAGAGCGCGCATGATCCCATGATGGCCTTCCGCGCCGGCGATCCGGATTGGGGTGGCGCAAACTGGACGCGTGACACCGACCCAACGGACTGGATGCGCTATTCGGTGCTTTGGTATTCCCAACGCATCACCCACCTCCTCGGGGGTGCTGCCTTAACGCGCTATGCGCGCGCGTTCAGCTATGGAAATGCAGATTTCTCTGGCGATTCCGGCTTGGATAACGGACTGGACAGAGCTTGGATTTCCTCGTCCCTGCAGATTTCGCCTCGGGAACAGGCCGCGTTCCTGCGGTCGCTGGTTCGGAATGGCTTGCCAGTCCAGCAGCAGGCCATGGCACAGGCCCGCGCGCTCGCTGTGGTGCACAAATCGGGGCCATGGCGCCTTCACGGAAAGACCGGGGGTGCCTATCCGCGCCGGGCCGATCGCAGCTTCGATTATGCCCATGGATGGGGCTGGTATGTGGGCTGGGCCGAGCGTGAGGAGGGTGACAGGCTGCTGGTCTTTGTGCGTTTGACCCAGGCAAGCAAGCGCAATGCGGCATCCCCCGGCGTCCTGACCGAAGAGGCGTTCCTAAAGGAATGGCCCGAGCTTGTCGGCGCTCACTGA
- a CDS encoding SRPBCC family protein produces the protein MTTLFENPSENPLETWSLDREIVLAKVLDHSRQKVFAAWMSAEALAQWYGPTGLRIESHEADIREGGIWRFDMVGVFEGKEQRFANLMRFLEIVPNERIVVDYGTPDPKDPDRFRMTVTFDEQADGKTVLTLRQLHPSAKRRQAVIGFGAVEYGMQTLESLGNWLGD, from the coding sequence ATGACAACCCTGTTTGAAAACCCGTCGGAAAACCCGCTGGAAACCTGGTCGCTGGATCGGGAAATCGTGCTGGCTAAAGTCCTTGACCATTCCCGCCAGAAGGTCTTCGCCGCCTGGATGAGTGCCGAGGCGCTGGCCCAGTGGTATGGTCCAACCGGCCTCAGGATCGAGAGCCATGAGGCGGATATCCGCGAGGGCGGGATCTGGCGTTTCGATATGGTGGGCGTCTTCGAGGGCAAGGAACAGCGCTTTGCAAACCTGATGCGCTTCCTCGAAATCGTGCCCAATGAGAGGATCGTCGTGGATTATGGGACGCCCGATCCCAAGGATCCCGACCGGTTCCGCATGACCGTGACCTTCGACGAGCAGGCCGACGGCAAAACGGTTCTGACCCTGCGTCAGCTGCACCCCAGCGCCAAGCGGCGGCAGGCGGTTATCGGTTTTGGCGCGGTCGAATATGGGATGCAGACGCTGGAGAGCCTCGGAAATTGGCTGGGCGACTAG
- a CDS encoding ArsR/SmtB family transcription factor has translation MAYYSTPLDSAFHALSDPTRRAVISRLAEGEASVTMLAEPFNMALPSFAQHLKVLEASGLIASEKRGRTRWCWLERARFDEAADWMAAERQRWSERLDRLELYLDTTQNDEG, from the coding sequence ATGGCTTACTATTCTACTCCCCTCGATTCAGCCTTTCATGCGCTCAGTGATCCCACGAGGCGCGCCGTGATCTCGCGGCTCGCAGAGGGGGAGGCGTCCGTCACGATGCTGGCCGAGCCCTTCAATATGGCGCTGCCCTCCTTCGCCCAGCATCTCAAAGTGCTGGAAGCTTCGGGCCTGATCGCGAGCGAAAAGCGCGGCCGAACCCGGTGGTGTTGGCTGGAGAGGGCGCGGTTTGACGAGGCAGCGGACTGGATGGCGGCAGAGCGGCAGCGCTGGTCCGAACGGCTTGATCGACTGGAACTGTATTTGGACACCACGCAAAACGATGAGGGATGA
- a CDS encoding LysR substrate-binding domain-containing protein has protein sequence MEIGLKGLEAVQAIARRGSFRAAALDLDMSTTALSHSIGRLETGLGVRLYNRTTRSVALTEAGRDFVTRVAPALAEIRAAIDTARSQRETPFGMLRINASVQGGRAVAPLVLEFLRRYPEMQVDLVTEGRLVDIVAEGFDLGIRPADLVPRDMIALPLGPPERHAVVVAPDWLDQHALPLSPADLDPEQCIRVRLPNGALLRWPFEKDGMSQPFDAAGRLTADEAAIARVAVLEGAGIGYFIEADVAEDIAAGCLIRLLMDWTPDRPGFSLYYSGRRNPSAGFTAFLAMARERART, from the coding sequence ATGGAGATCGGGCTAAAGGGGCTAGAGGCGGTTCAGGCGATCGCGCGACGCGGCTCGTTTCGCGCGGCGGCGCTCGATTTGGATATGTCGACCACGGCGCTCTCGCATAGCATCGGGCGGTTGGAGACTGGCCTTGGCGTCCGGCTTTACAATCGCACCACCCGCAGCGTGGCGCTGACCGAGGCCGGGCGCGACTTTGTCACCCGCGTGGCCCCCGCGCTGGCCGAAATCCGCGCTGCGATCGACACGGCTCGATCGCAGCGTGAGACGCCCTTCGGCATGTTGCGGATCAATGCTTCGGTTCAGGGCGGTCGGGCCGTGGCCCCGCTGGTGCTGGAGTTCCTGCGGCGTTATCCCGAAATGCAGGTCGATCTGGTGACGGAAGGGCGGTTGGTCGATATTGTGGCCGAGGGCTTCGATCTGGGCATTCGCCCCGCCGATCTGGTTCCGCGCGACATGATTGCGCTGCCGCTCGGGCCGCCGGAACGCCACGCTGTGGTGGTCGCGCCGGATTGGCTCGATCAGCACGCCTTGCCTCTCTCTCCCGCCGATCTTGACCCCGAGCAATGCATCCGTGTGCGCCTGCCGAACGGCGCTCTGCTGCGCTGGCCCTTCGAGAAAGACGGCATGTCGCAGCCCTTTGATGCCGCGGGCCGCCTGACCGCCGACGAGGCCGCCATTGCCCGTGTCGCGGTTCTTGAGGGCGCCGGGATCGGCTATTTCATCGAGGCCGATGTCGCCGAAGACATTGCCGCAGGATGCCTGATCCGCCTGCTCATGGACTGGACGCCAGATCGACCGGGGTTCAGCCTCTACTATTCCGGTCGGCGCAATCCTTCAGCGGGGTTCACGGCGTTCCTTGCTATGGCGCGGGAGCGAGCAAGGACATAG
- a CDS encoding nuclear transport factor 2 family protein: protein MTLPEPIQTYFTAQAPQDRTAFAAAFAPDAIVHDEGGNHQGPAEIEAWWMAAKAKYRHTAEPLEMTEIESKTVVRARVTGDFPGSPAILSFTFGLADGLIHDLRVG from the coding sequence ATGACCCTCCCCGAGCCGATCCAGACCTATTTCACCGCCCAAGCCCCACAGGACCGCACAGCTTTCGCGGCGGCTTTCGCCCCGGACGCGATTGTCCATGACGAAGGCGGCAACCATCAGGGCCCTGCCGAGATCGAGGCCTGGTGGATGGCCGCCAAGGCGAAATATCGCCATACCGCCGAGCCGCTGGAGATGACCGAGATCGAGAGTAAAACCGTTGTCCGCGCGCGCGTTACTGGCGATTTCCCCGGCAGCCCCGCGATATTGTCCTTCACCTTCGGTCTCGCGGACGGCCTGATCCACGATCTGAGGGTCGGCTGA
- a CDS encoding glycosyl transferase family 90, whose protein sequence is MNSIPAHISVNGCGFAACSGMLTEVDLDLGTVRNRARQLRPVRRRGDGSFVVGGPEHKIHRTAGVANELSLYAKTGKFLVDMEDGRRVGATGGKPIGGPIISYCRRKGAENVFLWPLPEYHSIGAEHYPGLNYSDNVSFQNKADQIVWRGALSGHCSDVEHDVFEDPTRKVIERHEVGDLNASEALALLRKNTRFRLVERYLDHPDFNINLVPTDKVKKFLNQIGLSNFASPARAHGFFTRYKYIASLRGNDTGSNFLEMANTNSAVMKEEDGWELFYSYLFKPWVHYIPLVSGAHDVVEKLNWARQNEWKVEEISRRARASCCVLKDRLVREIYLKKVSRRYLEATGQVQRDTDELAVAYKDGNELAMQAALILPEAVRHGYDGFARALRSSLRLEQPQDE, encoded by the coding sequence ATGAACTCTATCCCGGCTCATATTTCTGTGAATGGCTGTGGGTTCGCGGCATGTTCGGGGATGCTAACTGAAGTAGACCTTGATCTGGGCACAGTCAGAAACCGAGCCCGTCAATTACGGCCAGTGCGACGGAGGGGCGATGGCTCGTTTGTTGTCGGAGGTCCAGAGCACAAGATCCATCGAACAGCGGGTGTTGCCAACGAACTTTCGCTCTATGCCAAAACTGGTAAATTTCTCGTCGATATGGAGGACGGCCGGCGTGTAGGGGCAACCGGAGGGAAACCTATTGGCGGGCCGATAATTTCGTATTGCCGGAGGAAAGGAGCTGAGAATGTTTTTCTGTGGCCCCTGCCGGAATATCATTCAATAGGCGCGGAGCATTATCCGGGGCTCAATTACAGCGATAATGTTTCATTTCAGAATAAAGCAGATCAGATCGTCTGGCGTGGTGCCTTGTCCGGTCACTGTAGTGATGTCGAGCATGATGTTTTTGAAGATCCGACTCGCAAAGTAATCGAGCGCCATGAAGTTGGTGACTTAAATGCCAGCGAAGCCTTAGCACTCCTTCGGAAGAACACCCGCTTTCGCCTCGTCGAAAGGTATCTCGACCACCCTGATTTCAACATCAACCTTGTGCCAACAGATAAAGTCAAGAAGTTCCTTAACCAAATTGGCCTTTCGAACTTTGCAAGCCCTGCAAGAGCGCACGGGTTTTTTACCCGCTATAAGTATATTGCATCGCTTAGGGGAAACGATACCGGGTCAAATTTTCTGGAGATGGCAAATACCAATTCAGCGGTAATGAAAGAGGAGGATGGGTGGGAATTGTTCTATTCATACCTCTTCAAGCCGTGGGTCCATTATATTCCGCTCGTGTCCGGTGCCCATGATGTCGTTGAAAAGCTGAATTGGGCGCGCCAAAATGAGTGGAAGGTGGAGGAAATCTCCCGCCGCGCCAGAGCATCTTGCTGTGTCCTGAAAGATAGGCTTGTGCGGGAAATTTATTTGAAAAAGGTATCAAGACGTTACCTTGAGGCGACGGGTCAAGTCCAGAGGGACACCGATGAGCTCGCCGTTGCTTACAAAGATGGTAACGAATTGGCCATGCAAGCTGCTTTGATACTCCCAGAGGCGGTTCGGCATGGATACGATGGCTTTGCACGCGCTTTGCGGTCTTCCCTGCGGTTGGAGCAACCTCAGGACGAGTGA
- a CDS encoding sulfotransferase: MPDRRVFQIGFNKCGTKFLTELFELNGFRGAHWAGGALAEDIAYSKAVGREPLQRWKWATIFTDMESVHRMTMPMLEGFKEYKYLDESFPNSIFVLNTRNIEDWIVSRYAHQGRSYPVWHAAHLGSSLGELAEV, translated from the coding sequence ATGCCTGACAGACGCGTTTTCCAGATTGGTTTTAACAAGTGCGGAACGAAATTTCTCACCGAACTCTTCGAATTGAATGGATTCAGGGGAGCTCATTGGGCGGGTGGGGCGCTGGCAGAGGACATCGCCTATTCAAAGGCTGTAGGACGAGAGCCGTTGCAGCGGTGGAAATGGGCTACTATATTTACCGATATGGAAAGTGTGCATCGCATGACAATGCCGATGCTCGAGGGGTTCAAGGAGTACAAGTATCTAGACGAATCCTTCCCCAACTCAATATTCGTGCTGAATACAAGGAATATCGAAGATTGGATCGTCAGCAGATACGCACATCAGGGAAGATCATATCCCGTATGGCATGCCGCTCACCTTGGATCATCGCTCGGAGAGCTTGCTGAGGTTTAG
- a CDS encoding RNA polymerase sigma factor produces MSWDFHSLFKHHAQGILRALIRRGHDPELGADLTQDAFLRAIARQQAGALAEPPAPAYLYKIACNLGINHRRREALVGMTALDTPEAERAAPRALDTERVVAARQELALIREALAAMPPRQRRAFLLHRIEGWPIARIAEEIGLSPSRTWEIIRDAYRQIVLCAGEI; encoded by the coding sequence GTGAGCTGGGATTTTCATTCGCTTTTCAAGCATCATGCGCAGGGCATTTTGCGGGCGCTGATCCGGCGCGGCCATGATCCAGAGCTGGGCGCGGATCTGACGCAAGACGCCTTCCTGCGCGCGATTGCGCGCCAGCAGGCCGGAGCGCTGGCCGAGCCGCCTGCCCCGGCCTATCTCTACAAGATCGCGTGCAATCTGGGCATCAATCATCGCCGCCGCGAAGCCTTGGTCGGCATGACCGCGCTCGACACGCCCGAGGCCGAACGCGCCGCCCCCCGCGCCCTCGATACCGAACGGGTGGTTGCAGCGCGCCAAGAGCTCGCCCTGATCCGCGAGGCGCTTGCCGCGATGCCGCCGCGCCAGCGCCGCGCTTTCCTTTTGCACCGCATCGAGGGCTGGCCCATCGCCCGCATTGCCGAAGAGATCGGTCTCTCACCCAGCCGCACATGGGAGATCATCCGCGACGCTTATCGCCAGATCGTGCTTTGCGCGGGGGAGATCTGA
- a CDS encoding FecR family protein: MAAFSLTARLLDEAIDLMIRRQTSPDSAVLARQIAAWCAQSPDHARIWARVAEAHGRSGAALGSAFGDAPRALSRRNFLIGGAGLGAASMGALGWPKLRLYLLADHLTTTAELLPLDLPGAGQMTLGPASAIAYLDGADAPGVRLLRGMGWFNLDDLPATAPPFTLRAGEVAIRGRRAAFEASEDAGLVNLAVASGEVQVLAPRLPAPMSLTSGGWLRLNPQGGAIESGQRDASLAGAWQDGLILAEAAPLNVLVARIARWLPGRVVLADSAIARIRVSGVFDMSDPERALDAAVRPTGGKLRRMSSLLTVISSV; the protein is encoded by the coding sequence ATGGCCGCATTCTCTCTGACCGCGCGGCTTCTCGACGAGGCGATTGACCTGATGATCCGCCGCCAGACCAGCCCGGACAGCGCCGTTTTGGCCCGCCAAATCGCGGCATGGTGCGCGCAAAGTCCCGATCATGCCCGCATCTGGGCGCGGGTGGCCGAGGCGCATGGTCGCAGCGGCGCGGCCTTGGGTTCTGCCTTTGGTGATGCCCCGCGCGCGCTCAGCCGGCGCAATTTCCTGATCGGCGGCGCGGGTTTGGGAGCGGCGAGCATGGGCGCGCTCGGCTGGCCCAAGCTGCGGCTCTATCTGCTCGCCGACCATCTGACGACGACGGCAGAGCTACTGCCGCTCGACCTGCCCGGCGCGGGGCAGATGACACTCGGCCCAGCCAGCGCGATTGCCTATCTTGATGGGGCCGATGCGCCGGGCGTCCGGCTTTTGCGCGGCATGGGCTGGTTCAATCTGGACGATCTGCCTGCCACTGCCCCGCCCTTCACTCTGCGCGCGGGCGAAGTCGCCATCCGGGGCCGCCGTGCCGCATTCGAGGCCTCTGAGGATGCCGGGCTCGTCAACCTCGCGGTCGCCTCGGGCGAGGTGCAGGTCTTGGCCCCCCGCCTGCCCGCGCCGATGAGCCTGACCTCGGGCGGTTGGCTGCGCCTTAACCCGCAGGGCGGCGCGATCGAGAGTGGGCAGCGCGATGCCTCGCTTGCGGGCGCTTGGCAAGACGGGCTGATCCTTGCCGAGGCCGCTCCCTTGAATGTGCTGGTCGCGCGGATTGCCCGCTGGCTGCCGGGCCGCGTGGTTCTGGCCGACAGCGCGATTGCGCGCATTCGCGTCAGCGGCGTCTTCGACATGAGCGACCCCGAGCGCGCCTTGGACGCCGCCGTGCGCCCGACCGGGGGCAAGTTGCGCCGCATGTCCAGCCTTTTGACGGTCATTTCCAGTGTCTGA
- a CDS encoding TonB-dependent receptor → MAENEMISNGYSARPRSGITAALMMSTLILAGAVVVPVGMAAAQDGQTTGTAVNFSIPAGPLGPALMVWGRQAGVQISYLDAATSGKTTAGLSASLAPERALARLLSGSGLRYRFSDPRSVTISGVVPGAASSGTAPDGAIMLDTVVIRSSADAPYVTAGSVSEISAEQIERVPSATVADVFKSTPGVISAGSRVGPSVDVNIRGLQGQGRVNVMIDGTRQTGGSYRGYRGSRSETYVDADFLTGVDVAKGPGTGAGGIGAMGGTINMRTITADDILSEGATKGFRLRSGLGSDTKSPQATGTKTIRDGQPGFDGSSWSGSLAYAVRHENFDFLAGFSRRKTGNYFAGKTGQDMYDLSLRSPWQSGPWKMSPFGKEQEVFNTSQDITSFLTKASWYFGDHSLKLGYTHYRNSYGELNETTLGFALSPTINIPAQQDALSKTVTNTVTLKYDYAPSGNDLVHLSANLWVSDLKSTSGVIKSQMMGATGKSEVRTFGGDVSNRSDIATPIGALSMVNGAEFVLERSRSDQLVNEYPWGTFLYSFNPNADRTLSGVFHRSTLEVNDWLSLSGGMRYDHYKIVGKGNVAGKGDQSGSHFSKNFGVTLTPATGLQLFATYAEGWRPPSLREQGSFGAGGLVINPDLKPETSRSVELGVNYLRDSLWRDGDALRLKFVAFDGKYQDYIIRNRNANWEYTWGNIDRARFKGAEISANYDAGLAFVEASATHYDKIEFCNNGVCGAGAAATDYGVITVPPRFTGTLTGGVRLLEDRSLTLGGRAYIFSERFGGYMTAPGAVNGPIYYTKNKIIDLFGSYRLNEAMVLDVSVENLTNKYYLDPMATAIAPSPGRTARINLTARF, encoded by the coding sequence TTGGCCGAGAATGAAATGATTTCAAATGGATACAGCGCCCGCCCGCGTAGCGGGATCACGGCGGCGCTGATGATGTCGACGCTGATCCTCGCCGGAGCCGTCGTGGTGCCGGTCGGGATGGCCGCAGCGCAGGACGGCCAGACCACCGGCACGGCGGTCAACTTCTCCATCCCCGCAGGCCCGCTTGGCCCGGCGCTGATGGTCTGGGGGCGTCAGGCTGGCGTGCAGATTTCCTATCTGGATGCGGCGACCAGCGGCAAAACGACTGCGGGCCTGTCCGCCAGCCTTGCGCCAGAGCGCGCGCTGGCGCGGCTTCTCAGCGGCTCAGGGCTGCGCTATCGCTTCTCTGATCCCAGAAGCGTCACGATTTCGGGCGTGGTCCCGGGGGCCGCGAGCAGTGGGACGGCGCCCGATGGCGCGATCATGCTCGATACGGTGGTCATCCGCAGCTCTGCTGATGCGCCCTATGTGACGGCAGGCTCGGTCAGCGAGATTTCGGCCGAACAGATCGAGCGCGTGCCAAGCGCCACGGTCGCCGATGTCTTCAAATCGACGCCGGGTGTGATTTCGGCGGGCAGCCGCGTCGGGCCTTCGGTCGATGTCAACATTCGCGGGTTGCAGGGTCAGGGCCGGGTCAATGTGATGATTGACGGCACGCGCCAGACCGGCGGCAGCTATCGCGGTTATCGCGGCTCGCGCAGCGAGACCTATGTCGATGCCGATTTCCTGACCGGGGTCGATGTCGCCAAAGGGCCGGGGACCGGCGCGGGTGGGATCGGTGCGATGGGCGGCACGATCAATATGCGCACGATCACCGCCGACGACATTCTGAGCGAGGGTGCCACCAAAGGCTTCCGTTTGCGCAGCGGGCTTGGCTCTGACACGAAAAGCCCGCAAGCAACCGGCACCAAGACCATCCGCGACGGCCAGCCGGGCTTTGATGGCTCGTCTTGGTCGGGCAGTCTGGCCTATGCCGTCCGCCACGAGAATTTCGACTTCCTCGCCGGGTTCTCACGCCGCAAAACCGGGAATTACTTCGCCGGAAAGACCGGGCAGGATATGTATGACCTCTCGCTGCGCAGCCCGTGGCAGAGCGGCCCGTGGAAGATGTCGCCCTTTGGCAAAGAGCAAGAAGTCTTCAACACCTCGCAAGACATCACCAGCTTCCTGACGAAAGCCTCGTGGTATTTCGGCGATCACAGCCTGAAGCTTGGCTATACCCATTACCGCAACAGCTATGGCGAGCTGAACGAGACCACCCTAGGCTTCGCGCTCAGCCCGACGATCAACATTCCCGCTCAGCAAGACGCGTTGAGCAAGACCGTCACCAACACCGTCACGCTGAAATATGACTATGCGCCCTCGGGCAATGATCTGGTGCATCTGAGCGCCAATCTCTGGGTCAGCGATCTGAAAAGCACGAGCGGCGTCATCAAATCGCAGATGATGGGCGCGACCGGCAAAAGCGAGGTGCGCACCTTTGGCGGCGATGTCTCGAACCGCTCGGATATCGCGACACCGATCGGCGCGCTCAGCATGGTCAATGGCGCGGAATTCGTGCTCGAGCGCAGCCGCAGCGACCAGTTGGTCAACGAATATCCGTGGGGGACGTTCCTTTACAGCTTCAACCCCAATGCCGACCGCACGCTGAGCGGGGTCTTCCACCGCAGCACGCTCGAGGTCAACGATTGGCTGAGCCTCTCGGGCGGGATGCGCTATGACCATTACAAGATCGTGGGCAAAGGCAATGTCGCGGGCAAGGGCGATCAGAGCGGCAGCCATTTCAGCAAGAACTTCGGCGTGACCCTCACCCCCGCGACCGGCCTGCAGCTCTTTGCGACCTATGCCGAGGGTTGGCGTCCGCCGAGCCTGCGCGAACAGGGCTCTTTCGGCGCGGGCGGTCTGGTCATCAACCCCGATCTGAAACCCGAAACCTCACGCTCGGTCGAATTGGGAGTGAACTATCTGCGCGACAGCCTGTGGCGCGACGGCGATGCGTTGCGGCTGAAATTCGTGGCCTTTGACGGGAAATATCAGGATTACATCATCCGCAATCGCAACGCGAACTGGGAATATACTTGGGGCAACATCGACCGCGCCCGCTTCAAAGGCGCCGAGATTTCGGCCAATTATGACGCGGGCCTGGCCTTTGTCGAGGCGAGTGCCACCCATTACGACAAGATCGAGTTCTGCAACAACGGGGTCTGCGGCGCGGGCGCAGCCGCCACGGATTACGGCGTCATTACCGTGCCGCCGCGCTTTACCGGTACGCTGACCGGCGGCGTGCGCCTGCTTGAAGATCGGTCCCTCACCCTCGGCGGCCGCGCCTATATCTTTAGCGAGCGCTTTGGCGGCTATATGACGGCACCCGGCGCCGTGAACGGGCCGATCTATTACACCAAGAACAAGATCATCGATCTTTTCGGCTCGTATCGCCTGAACGAGGCGATGGTGCTCGATGTCAGCGTCGAGAACCTGACCAACAAATATTACCTCGACCCGATGGCAACGGCGATTGCGCCCTCTCCGGGGCGGACGGCGCGGATCAATCTGACCGCACGGTTCTGA
- a CDS encoding esterase-like activity of phytase family protein — protein MRFAALLLTSSALLAGPAAAEESFPATLAGHAVLPALTLVTPPADAPRDLWVSGKFTGKTRNEQPMSVMGNVGKDYGGHETGISLPFIGQPVQGLSGFAMTRDAAGSWFTLTDNGFGTKINSPDAMLTFHLMAPDFETGKVTRKETVFLRDPDHKVPFRIANEGTDTRYLTGADFDPESIQYLDGEIWIGEEFGPYLLHATRDGRILDVFATKLDGNVLAGPDTPGIAVPAVPGKDYQVQRSGGYEGMGLQPETNLFWAMLEKPLLVEGGETEGDFLRVMTFDTKARDWTGQSYKFKLAEGAKAIGDLNFIDKTRALVIERDNGEGDAASACAEGAEDQGACYPRPAKVKYITLIDTASVDADGFLRRIGHIDLMNIQDPENKALAGLKPASGAFTFPFFTIEDVARVDDTHILVANDNNLPFSGGREIGKAANNEFILLSVPELLAAK, from the coding sequence ATGCGTTTTGCCGCCCTTCTTCTGACCAGCAGCGCGCTCCTCGCCGGCCCCGCCGCCGCCGAGGAGAGCTTCCCCGCGACCCTTGCAGGCCATGCCGTCCTGCCCGCCTTGACGCTGGTCACGCCGCCCGCCGATGCGCCGCGCGATCTGTGGGTCTCGGGCAAGTTCACCGGCAAGACCCGCAATGAACAGCCGATGTCGGTGATGGGCAATGTTGGCAAGGATTACGGCGGGCATGAGACCGGCATTTCGCTGCCCTTCATCGGCCAGCCCGTGCAGGGGCTTTCGGGCTTTGCCATGACGCGCGATGCGGCGGGCAGCTGGTTCACCCTGACCGACAATGGCTTTGGCACCAAGATCAACAGCCCCGATGCGATGCTGACCTTCCATCTGATGGCGCCCGATTTCGAGACCGGCAAGGTCACGCGCAAAGAGACGGTGTTTCTTCGCGATCCCGACCATAAGGTGCCCTTCCGCATCGCCAATGAAGGCACCGACACGCGCTATCTGACCGGCGCGGATTTCGACCCCGAGAGCATCCAGTATCTTGATGGCGAGATCTGGATTGGCGAGGAATTCGGCCCCTATCTCCTTCACGCAACCCGCGACGGGCGCATTCTGGATGTCTTTGCCACCAAGCTCGACGGCAATGTGCTGGCAGGCCCAGACACGCCCGGCATCGCGGTTCCGGCGGTTCCGGGCAAGGATTATCAGGTCCAGCGCTCGGGCGGCTATGAGGGCATGGGGCTTCAACCCGAGACCAACCTGTTCTGGGCCATGCTGGAAAAGCCGCTGCTCGTCGAAGGCGGCGAGACCGAGGGCGATTTCCTGCGGGTCATGACCTTTGACACCAAGGCCCGCGACTGGACCGGGCAAAGCTACAAGTTCAAGCTGGCCGAGGGTGCCAAGGCGATCGGCGATCTCAACTTCATCGACAAGACCCGCGCTCTGGTGATCGAGCGAGACAATGGCGAGGGCGATGCCGCCTCGGCCTGCGCGGAAGGCGCCGAGGATCAAGGCGCCTGCTATCCGCGTCCGGCCAAGGTCAAATATATCACGCTGATCGACACGGCCTCGGTCGATGCCGACGGGTTTTTGCGCCGCATTGGCCATATCGATCTGATGAATATCCAGGACCCCGAGAACAAGGCTTTGGCGGGGCTGAAACCGGCCTCCGGCGCGTTCACCTTCCCCTTCTTCACGATCGAGGATGTCGCGCGGGTCGATGACACCCATATCCTTGTCGCCAATGACAACAATCTGCCCTTCTCGGGCGGTCGCGAGATCGGCAAGGCTGCGAATAACGAATTCATCCTGCTGTCCGTGCCGGAGCTTCTCGCGGCGAAATAA
- a CDS encoding TetR/AcrR family transcriptional regulator, which produces MSTEKRPRGRPKDPGKRAALLDAGRRLLLAKGVEISTDEIAAAAGVSKSTLYALFQDKESLIEEIIRREAERIVADDEFSGLLGRRVSPDSLVEFGIRYLNFVNNREILSWERALSSLEASRPDLPRHFFDLGPGRGQRLLGELLAKAMTEGLIATVSPQEAADQLIGLWLGFAHLEVRLGARPPFSDDEIAARVRRGTGLFLKACGEAAPPPR; this is translated from the coding sequence GTGTCGACAGAGAAACGACCACGCGGGCGGCCAAAGGATCCGGGCAAACGCGCCGCATTGCTCGACGCGGGGCGCAGGCTGCTTCTCGCCAAGGGCGTCGAGATCTCGACCGATGAGATTGCGGCGGCGGCGGGCGTGTCGAAATCGACGCTTTATGCGCTCTTTCAGGACAAGGAGAGCCTGATCGAAGAGATCATCCGTCGCGAGGCGGAGCGGATCGTGGCGGATGACGAATTCTCGGGATTGCTGGGGCGGCGCGTCTCGCCGGACAGTCTGGTCGAATTCGGCATCCGCTATCTCAACTTCGTCAACAACCGCGAAATCCTGAGCTGGGAGCGCGCGCTCTCGAGCCTCGAGGCAAGCCGCCCCGATCTGCCGCGCCATTTCTTCGATCTTGGCCCCGGGCGGGGTCAGCGGCTCTTGGGCGAATTGCTGGCCAAGGCCATGACCGAGGGGCTGATTGCCACGGTCTCGCCGCAGGAGGCGGCCGATCAGCTGATCGGTCTCTGGCTGGGCTTTGCCCATCTCGAGGTCCGGCTGGGCGCGCGGCCTCCCTTCAGCGATGACGAGATTGCCGCGCGTGTGCGGCGCGGCACCGGCCTCTTTCTGAAAGCCTGTGGCGAGGCGGCGCCGCCCCCGCGCTAG